Proteins encoded together in one Telopea speciosissima isolate NSW1024214 ecotype Mountain lineage chromosome 6, Tspe_v1, whole genome shotgun sequence window:
- the LOC122663963 gene encoding GATA transcription factor 4-like, producing the protein MDMYGLPAPDFFHIEDLLDFSNDDIFSSSTTLPNSDINHHQNHLPRPENPAGDRPSSTSVNYDDSISNSNQSNNFTDDLCVPSDDIAELEWLSKFVDDSFIDLPMNEIAETNNFRLETSVPGRARSKRSRAASTQRTWTSLPEYGNLVTGKYKLISNITSQARNRESSSSVSPLMMGEQSSPSPSSSSSSSSGEVRKCTHCASEKTPQWRTGPLGPKTLCNACGVRYKSGRLVPEYRPAASPTFVLTQHSNSHRKVMELRRQKENLRQEESGSHHQHQQQQQLLYHHHHHHHNHHDVKIC; encoded by the exons ATGGATATGTACGGACTTCCTGCCCCTGATTTCTTCCACATCGAAGACCTTCTCGACTTCTCCAACGATGATATATTTTCCTCTTCCACAACTTTACCCAACTCCGACATCAACCACCACCAAAACCATCTCCCTCGTCCTGAAAATCCCGCCGGGGACCGCCCATCCTCCACCTCCGTTAATTATGACGATTCTATCTCCAACTCCAACCAGTCCAACAACTTTACCGACGACCTCTGCGTTCCC AGCGATGACATTGCCGAGCTAGAATGGCTTTCCAAGTTCGTGGACGACTCCTTCATCGACCTTCCGATGAATGAAATCGCAGAAACTAACAATTTTCGGCTGGAAACATCAGTACCCGGAAGGGCGAGGAGCAAACGTTCCAGGGCGGCATCAACACAGCGTACTTGGACCTCTTTGCCGGAATACGGTAATCTGGTTACTGGTAAGTATAAGCTGATTAGCAATATTACTAGTCAGGCGAGGAACAGAGAGAGTTCATCGTCGGTTTCGCCATTGATGATGGGAGAGCAGTCGTCTCCGTCGCCATCGTCATCGTCGTCATCTTCGTCAGGCGAGGTGCGCAAGTGCACGCACTGCGCATCGGAGAAAACGCCGCAGTGGCGTACGGGACCACTAGGGCCTAAAACGCTATGTAACGCGTGCGGCGTACGGTACAAGTCGGGTCGACTGGTCCCGGAGTACCGCCCAGCTGCGAGTCCAACGTTTGTGCTGACTCAGCATTCGAATTCTCATCGGAAGGTGATGGAGTTGCGGAGGCAAAAAGAGAATCTCCGGCAAGAAGAGAGTGGCAGccaccaccagcaccagcaacagcagcagttactctatc